From Daucus carota subsp. sativus chromosome 6, DH1 v3.0, whole genome shotgun sequence, the proteins below share one genomic window:
- the LOC108225238 gene encoding anthocyanidin 3-O-glucosyltransferase 2, translating to MEGNTELVFFIAPYIGHITQAVELAKLMIHCDDRISITFLLVKLPAIDFEVNSFIDSLPLTSTKRLHFLHLPPVKPKPEWSAVSRGAFMTHLISHHKPNVRNFVTQRFVTDASTSPRLGGFVVDTQCTSSIVDLADEFGAPTYAFFTSGAAFLGLTLLFQTLQDEVLKEDITSNYLKKSELSAPCIAKPVPTSVLPVTLMDTQTWNTRFLHYARGYKKAKGIIVNTFNDLESFAMSSLSDQGSTCYGSKPNVYPVGPIINKIMQYGSEDITKWLDKQPPTSVVFLCFGSMGSTQGEQVHEIADGLERSGSRFLWVLRRPPAPGVTVDFPADYTNYEDVLPKGFLDRTKETGKVVGWVPQLAVLSHRAVGGFVSHCGWNSILESLWCGVPIGTWPLYAEQKLNAFQLVHDLGLSVEITPIINNPKLEDKANDKVVRAEQIEKGIKNLMSDGEVRKKVAEMKEACHKALKNGGSAKVSLGNLIQDVIKG from the coding sequence ATGGAGGGCAATACAGAGCTAGTATTCTTTATAGCTCCATACATTGGCCATATCACACAGGCCGTGGAGCTAGCCAAGCTCATGATCCATTGTGATGACCGCATTTCCATCACTTTCCTCCTCGTCAAACTCCCTGCTATTGATTTCGAGGTGAACTCCTTCATTGATTCCCTCCCTCTCACCTCCACCAAGCGCCTCCACTTTCTCCACCTCCCTCCTGTCAAACCAAAGCCCGAATGGAGCGCCGTCAGCCGCGGCGCTTTCATGACTCATCTCATCTCCCACCATAAGCCTAATGTAAGAAACTTCGTCACTCAGAGATTCGTCACGGACGCGTCCACCTCTCCCCGCTTAGGCGGCTTCGTGGTGGACACGCAGTGCACGAGCTCGATTGTGGACCTGGCTGACGAGTTTGGTGCGCCCACCTATGCTTTCTTTACTTCAGGCGCGGCCTTTTTAGGGCTCACTCTTCTTTTCCAAACCCTACAAGACGAAGTCCTCAAGGAAGACATTACGAGTAATTACTTGAAGAAGAGTGAGCTCTCGGCACCCTGCATTGCGAAACCGGTTCCGACAAGCGTGCTCCCTGTTACTTTGATGGACACGCAGACATGGAACACGAGGTTCTTGCACTACGCACGTGGATACAAAAAGGCTAAAGGGATCATAGTGAACACCTTCAATGACCTAGAGTCCTTTGCCATGAGCTCGCTCTCGGACCAGGGCTCCACGTGTTACGGCAGCAAGCCTAATGTTTATCCGGTGGGGCCGATTATTAACAAGATTATGCAATATGGGTCCGAAGACATTACCAAGTGGCTGGACAAGCAGCCACCAACGTCTGTTGTTTTTCTCTGCTTCGGAAGCATGGGGAGCACCCAAGGGGAGCAAGTGCACGAGATCGCTGATGGGCTCGAGCGAAGCGGGTCCCGGTTCTTGTGGGTCCTACGTCGTCCGCCGGCTCCGGGGGTCACGGTGGACTTCCCGGCAGACTACACTAACTATGAGGATGTTCTGCCCAAGGGGTTCTTGGACCGTACAAAGGAGACAGGGAAGGTGGTAGGGTGGGTCCCCCAGCTTGCGGTGCTGTCACATCGAGCTGTCGGGGGGTTCGTGTCGCACTGTGGGTGGAATTCGATACTGGAGAGCTTGTGGTGTGGAGTTCCAATAGGAACCTGGCCATTATATGCTGAACAGAAGCTGAATGCATTTCAGTTGGTCCATGATTTAGGCTTATCCGTGGAGATCACACCTATAATAAATAATCCCAAACTAGAAGACAAGGCGAATGATAAGGTGGTTCGGGCGGAACAGATAGAGAAGGGTATAAAGAATTTGATGTCGGACGGTGAGGTGAGGAAGAAGGTGGCGGAGATGAAAGAGGCATGCCACAAGGCACTCAAGAATGGAGGTTCGGCTAAAGTTTCTCTCGGCAATCTCATTCAGGATGTTATCAAGGGTTAA